From the genome of Candidatus Bathyarchaeota archaeon:
AGTGGATCGAGGCCTAAAGCTGGGTCGCTGAGTATGAAGACAACCACTTGAGGTGGAAGTATCGATATCATCAGGGAGCTCGTCCCCACCAGCCCAGAGATGAATGCTCCGAGATATCCTAGATCGACGAGGAAGGCTGAGACGTTGCGAAGCCCTATCAACCTTATGACAACAGTTCCCCCAACGATGGCGATAATCATCGTTACGATCACAAGCTTACTCGAGCCCCCCATACTCCAGAAGCTTCTATTATAGTTCAAAGAACCTCAACTGTTCGATGACACGTTTCCTTATCTCATCTACTGTAGGGAGTTCCCTGAGAATCTTCCCGTCCTCAATGATTGGTTTCAGCATTGGAATAGTTGAACTGCCACACCTTGGACAGTCAGGATTCTCCATATCGATTCTCGTAACTAGGTCCACAACACATTTTGGGCACCTCCAGACCTGCTTGCAACCGCTGAATTTCCCCCTCTTAGCCTCAGGTCTACCTTCCCTCTCGACTATGTCTAGGGCGAAGTCTATTGTTGGAGCGTTGCTTATCGATGTTCCGACACCGAATCCCTCGGCTCCAGCATCGACAAGCTCCAAAATATTTCTCTCATCCAACCCGCCTGAAACATATATCTTAACATTTCTGTAACCTCTAGTATCAAGTTCCCATCTGACCTCCCTAACTATGTCTGTAAACCTGCCTTTTCTGGAGGTTGGTGTGTCGAGCCTAACCCCTTGGAGCCTATCCTTCAATGTTTCAGCAGCCATTATAGCCTCGGTCTTCTCGTCGTAATATGTGTCGACCAAGGCTATCCTAGGAACATCCTCAGGCATAACCTCATCGTAGGCCTTCCAAGCTTCTCTCTGGTCGCCGAAGGCTATTATGAGGGCGTGAGGCATAGTCCCCATAGGCTTCTTTCCGATAGTGTCGGCGCCAGAGAGGCTGGAGACCCCGTCCAACCCACCAATGTAGGCGGCCCTATCAACCATTCTCGAGAGAGCGGGATGAATCCTTCTGATGCCGAATGAGATCACAACCTTGTCTACCGCAGCCTTCCTCACCCTAGCCGCTTTCGTAGCCACCCCTGACGCCTGGCATATCAGACCTAACATAGGAGTTTCAAGATGGCAGAAGTCACCGTACTTTCCACTCAAAGACATTACTGGAACACGCACACCATATACGTCTCTAGGCCTGAACACGGTCCCCTCATCCATGGAGTATAGGTTTACAGGCTGCCCCTCAAAGAGGTGGGTGACCTCGTCGACCCCGCAGAGGACTGCCCAAGACCATTCGTTAGGCAACTCTCCCGCCGTCGCCTCCATCGTGACCCTAATATTTTCAAGCCCCTTAGCCTTGAGTATCTCTCTAGTCCTCACAAAATATATGTCGGTCGTCCCACCGCTCCTTATCTCTTCCTCAGACGCTATATGGAACCGACCCATAAATCTCCATCACCCACCCCTATCTTTTAAGGTTGAAGGCTGAATCCGCCCAGTCTTATCCGCGTATGTTACGTAAAGTAGTAATGTGAAGAACGTTGCTATGATGGGTTGGAATAATATTTGGGGTACCGATGCGACAGCGAATAAGCAAATGAATGATCCTCCGGCTAAAAATCCGTAAGGGGTGATGGTGGCCACCATTCCTTGAGAGATGAGCCATAGGGAAGCTATTCCGAGGGTAGTCTTCATATTCTTCTTTACGAACCTGACACTCAACCCAACCGCTCGAAAAACACCAACATCTTCGATGACTAATGCTTGAATCCAAAATAATGTAAATATGAAGAAGATCCCCATACATGTCAGCAGGAGAAGCCATAGGCTGATAGGATCTATCAAAACCTCCAGGGCTTCAAGTAACGTTACAGGTTCAAACATCTTCAACATATTCTCAGGCTGGAGCTTGATCATTTGAGTAATTTTAGGAATATATGGTAGGAGTATGGCTGACGTCAAGATAATTCCAATCAATACGATAACAGCGTGTACTGTGGCGAGCAGGATGGTTCCATCCAAGATCTTTAAAAAATATTTGTCGCATCCATACCAGAAATCTTTCATTGAAGTTGAACCTGTCAAGATCGCTTTCTTATTCATGTTTGCTGCACCTGAGAGCACGTAGACGTAGGTTAGGCTGGCCAGCGTGGTTAAGACCGTTATTCCAAATATCAGCCCGTAGAGGAGGTTTGAGGTTTGGGCCTTCAAAATTGTGTACGTTACAGGTGTGAGAACATAGAATGCCGCGATAAAAACCATGATTGGAATCAAATAGAATATTATAAGGGATGGAAGGAACAGTATCAGGTTAGACCTTAGAACCTCTAACGCCATCCTAGACTCAGAGATGAGATCCAAATCGTCAACCTCCAACTCTAATATGTCTGGATAAAGATAAGTCTTGGTTGATGCTATATAATTTAGAGAGGCATGATGTATCTTCGACTATATCTGATATTGACAGGCCTGAAGTTGAATTTAAATGTAAATAATTGGGAGGTTTCTGAAATTGGTTTACTTGATGTATTTTCTGCAGTATGGACAGTACCATCTCTGGTAGCTTGTATAGTATGTCAGAGGCCTATTGCATGTTGGGCATACCGCTAGGTACCTTCCTTTTAAGGTTTCTGGAACTGTTCGGGCTCCGTATCCCCTACGTTTTCCAAGAAGAGCCGCCGCGACGAGGGGTATGATCGCTATCGGAATCAGTATCATCACCACCAGAGGGAGGATGGTCGACTCATACTTCGGTGAGAGGTCCAGCCTTACTGACTTCGTATTATTCGTCGGGTCGTCTCCAAATACTGTCCTATCAGGATCCGCTATTATAGACATATTGTAGGTTCCAGTAGTTGCGTCTGTAGTATTCCATTCGAACGATACCACTGTTCCACCTCCGCTTGTCAGGCTCACAGGCGTAGCCTTAACCATTGTATTGTTTGCGAACAAGCCTACTGTAAAGGTCTCAGCGATAGTTCCATAATTAAAGACTGTAGCATTGAACTTCACAACGTCTCCTACAGATGCTCTTTCTTTATCTGAAGCTATTGAGGTTACTGCAACTTCTCTGGTTGCGATCCCCGGCGGTAAGTCTATTCTGATATCGACTTGACCGGCCCTATCATATATTATCGTTGTCGGTGTGATACTATGCACAACCACAACCCTTCTCTGGGCTGTTACTGTGAATGTGACAACCCAAGAGGTTGCAGCAGGTATTTCGGGGACCTGCCAGAAGATGGTTCCGTCGGATGTTGAGTTTGGAGGTATTGATGCGTCGTTATTGTAGGTCACGAGGGAGGTTGGCAGATTCTCTGTTACACGAACATTTGTTGCTGGAGGTCCATGGACTTCAGCTGAGATCTCAAGATATATGTCTCTGAGTTCTGAGCTTGTGGGTGCGAAATAATATTTTCCACCACCTGCGTTTGCAATGTCTTGGAGTAGGGTGGCGTTCACAGGGTCTGGGCCGGCTCCTCCTAGGCCGATGGTGTATATTACGATTCCGGATGAGGCTGCGCTTCGAGCTAAATCTACGAATTGCGGTGAGGAGGTTACTCCTATGGTCGGTCTACCGTCGGTCATGAGCAGTATTGCTTTCTTATGTCCCGTCATACCTTTGGCCAGCATCTCTTGAATGCTGAGCTCCAATGCGGCGTAGAGGTTTGTGAATCCGTATGGTGGAATTATCTGGTCTATTGCCTGTTTGAGGGCTGCTTTTCCAGATGAGTCTGTTGTGGTGAAGTCTTTCTGTATGATGGCGTCTTCAGCGAAGGCTATCACTTGGCTTCTGTCCTGGGCCCTCTGGTCGTCGACGAATGCTTTCGCAGCTGTCTTTGCGTCTTCAAACTTTTGGCCGTACATGCTTCCTGTCCGGTCGATGACGAGGGATGAGTCGACGGGTCCCGTAACCCCAACCGCTCCACTTGTAACTGTTATGTTTATCTTTACAGTCATCGTCTGGCCTGGGAGGGCTATGGAGGGAGTTATGGTCTTGGTTGTGACCACTGTTCCAACAACTTGGGATTGACCGCTTGGAAGACTCATCAATGGTAGAGTAAGTAACATTATTATTGTTATGTAGACTCTCATCTGAGAATGGATTGCTGTTCACCCGCCATCATTATTGTGCTGTCCACATATTAATTAATTGTGATTTGTCATGTAAATTTTTGATCTCGATAATTTCAAATCTGTTTAGACAGATTATTAGATTTCCAGTCGGAGATTGACAAATCTATTTATGATCCATGAGGAAATATTGTATGGTTGGTGTTGTGGCTTGAAGAAACTGTTGAGGCAACCAACCGTCCCAGTCTCAGTAGGTCAAGGTAAGAGTGTCGATGGACTCATGGCTGAGATGAGATATACTGCTTTCCAAGGTAAGAGGCTCGGTGAGGCTGTCGACATATGGTCGAGGATGTTGAGGAAGAGGCATATAGTGATCTGGCTCGGTCTTGCTGGAGCCATGATTCCGGCTGG
Proteins encoded in this window:
- a CDS encoding nicotinate phosphoribosyltransferase, producing the protein MGRFHIASEEEIRSGGTTDIYFVRTREILKAKGLENIRVTMEATAGELPNEWSWAVLCGVDEVTHLFEGQPVNLYSMDEGTVFRPRDVYGVRVPVMSLSGKYGDFCHLETPMLGLICQASGVATKAARVRKAAVDKVVISFGIRRIHPALSRMVDRAAYIGGLDGVSSLSGADTIGKKPMGTMPHALIIAFGDQREAWKAYDEVMPEDVPRIALVDTYYDEKTEAIMAAETLKDRLQGVRLDTPTSRKGRFTDIVREVRWELDTRGYRNVKIYVSGGLDERNILELVDAGAEGFGVGTSISNAPTIDFALDIVEREGRPEAKRGKFSGCKQVWRCPKCVVDLVTRIDMENPDCPRCGSSTIPMLKPIIEDGKILRELPTVDEIRKRVIEQLRFFEL
- a CDS encoding VWA domain-containing protein, producing the protein MRVYITIIMLLTLPLMSLPSGQSQVVGTVVTTKTITPSIALPGQTMTVKINITVTSGAVGVTGPVDSSLVIDRTGSMYGQKFEDAKTAAKAFVDDQRAQDRSQVIAFAEDAIIQKDFTTTDSSGKAALKQAIDQIIPPYGFTNLYAALELSIQEMLAKGMTGHKKAILLMTDGRPTIGVTSSPQFVDLARSAASSGIVIYTIGLGGAGPDPVNATLLQDIANAGGGKYYFAPTSSELRDIYLEISAEVHGPPATNVRVTENLPTSLVTYNNDASIPPNSTSDGTIFWQVPEIPAATSWVVTFTVTAQRRVVVVHSITPTTIIYDRAGQVDIRIDLPPGIATREVAVTSIASDKERASVGDVVKFNATVFNYGTIAETFTVGLFANNTMVKATPVSLTSGGGTVVSFEWNTTDATTGTYNMSIIADPDRTVFGDDPTNNTKSVRLDLSPKYESTILPLVVMILIPIAIIPLVAAALLGKRRGYGARTVPETLKGRYLAVCPTCNRPLTYYTSYQRWYCPYCRKYIK